The following are encoded in a window of Mycobacterium sp. ELW1 genomic DNA:
- a CDS encoding VOC family protein, whose product MSPSDRPSRHEISDAVTGLGWGLVLGAIYTEVAVSSLADAGETAALVVAAVGAGGQGHVGIDIRDDRVVVRLQSASVGAVTDVDIALAQAISSALSERDLHLSPGSVQALEIAIDALDIDAVRPFWQAITGYVDEAGPSDLTDGLIDPAGRGPAIWFQQMDAPRPQRNRIHLDIDVPHDMASMRIAAAIAAGGTLLSDAQAPAFWVLADPEGNEACICTWQGRD is encoded by the coding sequence GTGAGCCCGTCGGACCGACCGAGTCGCCACGAAATCTCCGACGCGGTCACCGGCCTGGGCTGGGGGCTGGTGCTCGGGGCGATCTACACCGAGGTGGCGGTGTCGTCGCTGGCTGACGCCGGTGAGACGGCCGCGCTGGTGGTGGCCGCTGTCGGCGCGGGTGGCCAGGGCCACGTGGGCATCGACATCAGGGACGATCGGGTGGTGGTGCGGCTGCAGTCGGCATCCGTCGGGGCGGTCACGGATGTGGATATCGCTCTGGCACAAGCCATTTCATCGGCATTGTCGGAACGAGACCTGCACCTTTCGCCGGGCTCGGTGCAGGCGCTCGAGATCGCCATCGATGCACTGGACATCGACGCTGTCCGGCCGTTCTGGCAGGCGATCACCGGCTACGTCGACGAGGCCGGGCCGTCGGACCTGACCGACGGTCTGATCGACCCGGCCGGGCGCGGTCCGGCGATCTGGTTTCAGCAGATGGACGCGCCGCGGCCACAACGCAACCGCATCCACCTCGACATCGACGTGCCGCACGACATGGCGTCGATGCGCATCGCCGCGGCGATCGCCGCGGGCGGAACGCTTCTGTCCGATGCCCAGGCGCCGGCGTTCTGGGTGCTGGCCGATCCCGAGGGCAACGAAGCCTGCATCTGCACCTGGCAGGGCCGCGACTG